TTAATAATGTTCATAAATACAAAATAGGGTATCAAAATGAtgtaaaatcacaaaaattcacCTTAAATTTCACTTTCATACTCAACCCATTTTTCTTTCATGAAAGCTCAAAATCATAAGTGTGTGAATGATGAGGTTGATGAGGTTTTTTGGTTCTATTATGGTTTCTAAAAGGTGATTttgcagcaaaaaaaaaaaagaaaagtggCAAAAGATTGcaaaaaaaaaagtagaaaaaagaaaaagaaaaaagaagcagcttatgaaaaatataaaagaaaaaagaagaagctttCTTCTTGTTTCTCTTCTTTGGTCGGCTGAAACAAGCTAGTATggttggtaaaattgcaatttaaggCTCATTTCATGATCAATTGTTTCAAAAATCATCTCATCACCCACATCAACATATAAACTTTAATAGTCTATCATATTTTGGTTTCGTATGACCAAAATACCTTTAggagcaaaattatcattttgccccttaACTCATCTTTTTATTCGGTCGAGTTCGAAACTTTAAAATAGCTCAAAGTGCTTCTCAATGGCCATTTTAATAgtctaaaaataattataactaATAAAATCAAATTTCTTATCTAATTTATAGATAAAGTCATCGAAAAAAATTCTCATACGGTTTACCGAAAAATTTTAGGGCGTTATCCCAACAATGAACTTAATTAGCATAAATCACGCACCCTAAATAAGCTCATTTACAATCAATAGTATATTTTTAAGAAAACTTAATaagagtgcaaaaaaaaaaaaaagcctaacAACAAATACAAAACAATGTAACACCAACACTCTCCAAAAGGCTTATCGAATCAAGCATATGTGCTACCTATTCATAGGCAAAATATGAAAACTCCTCTAATAATATTTTATAGAGATAAATTCATcaatttaatgaatataatcttggATAAACCCTCAAATATTTATCCTAAAATAAAGTCTTATCAACCAAGATAAATTAACAACTTAATAACCAAATAAATAACTTAAAAGATAAGTATAAGCCTTATGGGATAAGGCATGTCGATCTCCAATCTCTTCAATAGCCAAATTCAATTACCATTTCTTTTGACGAGCTAAAACATGTTCTAGACATTATTTTCTTATAGAGAAACCAATCATGAAGGTCAAAGTAAAAAATTCGACATCTAACTTAACTTGAGTTGTCCTAGAGTCATTATTCAGACTGCTCTTTAAAGATCTGTTTTGACGTCTATTTAAACATAGGAATGAACAAGAGCGATTCAACAAGTTGTTTGATCATAAGTTGAATCATTAGTAATTGGACAGCTAAAGTCCTAACAATCTCTCCCTTTGGCTTTTTGACAAAACATAAGCAAATGATCAAAACTCTCCCTATCACCATGCATAAGACAAAGATATCTAGGGAAAAACAACTTCATAGTAGCAACAAAACAACAAACTTCTTATCATTCATTCATCTCAAATGCATAAACATAGATCATACCATACCAAAATCAACAAACTTACACCCCTTAACCTATGCTCTCATTGCTTGTTTGCCTCAATTTTATTTAAGGGGATGAGGTGCTACATCTTCAACAATAGAGATGGTAGCTTGTGGAACAACAAGTACCTTTTCTATGAAGGAGTATGTTTAATATTTGAAATACCCTCAAAATGATCAACATAAGATGCAACATCATACTTCAGACGAGCATAGCCAAAAAGTTCTTCACCATCATATATATGTACTTCTTACGAGATTCTCCTTTCAATGAGTACCCAttcaacaaagaaaaaaaagggtcaactactaaaatagtcacttttatttgcctcaggttacattttagtcacttatgtttgaaatgttatgatttagtcacttacgttatcgtattgtaacattttagtcactgagctgtTAATTATCGTTAATGATGAAACGGTAAGCTGACATGGcaagttaaatcatcatttcaaacaaaaattttaggttaaattatacaattggtccctatattttttttgagaaatttatgttttttttcttttacattctTTTAacattccttttcttttcttattttccaTTCTCTTGTCAGAAAGTGTAAATAGAAAGATTAACTTGTCAGTAAGAAGAGGATTATTGAGTTAAATATGAGGGTGAAtagtttttttcttaaaaaaagaaaggaaagatgatgacaAGTGTAGTGTCAAAGCAAAATCTTGAGAAGCAAATAGGGAATCAAATGGGATGCATGGCTAGTTTCCTTCATATCTTTGATCGTCACTAGCTTCTTTCTGAAAAATGCCTTTACTCCGCTAAACGCCTCCCTCATGTGGAAACACTGGTTGGTTTCTATTTCTCATATCCgtctttttttttaacattagtttgtattgttttattaacttttttttaatttgtttcagGCGAGTGAAAAGAAAACGGATCAAGTGAAGACTAATGAGACACCAACAATATCGAGAGAATTAGAGAAGTAGCCACAAAGTCGAGCAGCAGTGTCACCAGACCATTCGAAGCAATATTCGGTTACATCAGAGCTCTGATCTCTGGCATCGAAACTTTCCACACCTACTGATAATTAGAGCAAGTCACCTTTCCCCTTTCCCATTTTTGAGTACAAAGAAGGTAGCACGAGGTCGCCATGAAAATTCTTCAAGAAAGCTCCAAGGCTCTCTCTAGATAGTAGAGCCATCGCTGATGCCAAAGAAAGCCTTAAGCCTCGGGAGATCTGTACGAATGCCTCCATATTATCTGCGAACCAATGCGAAGATGAGGTGGACGATAATGATAAACAACGACGGTCACCAAGCATAATTTGCAAGGCTCATGGGATTGGAATCGTTACCAGATTAGAATCTCGAACCGAACGGAAAAGctcaacacaaaaaaaaaatatatatatatatatagggggtaattgaataatttaatctaaaattttcatttgaaatgatgatttaatacACCACATCAGCTTAATGACAATTAACGactcagtgactaaaatattacaacacaataacataagtgactaaaatgtagcattttaaatataaatgactaaaatgtaatttgatacaaacaaaattgactattttaatagtttacctaaaaataatttaaaaatctttctttaatttaaaaatctttcttttttggtgGAGTTTTATAGATATGAGATTGTGAGTGTAGAGGAATTCACAATTCTTTCCTCTTTTATTAATGCTTCTTTTCCATTTATaatcttaatttatttttttaaaaaatgtaaaaacaCTTGAATTAAAGGATTTATGTCAAACACCCACGCAGATGCCATATTATCgtccaaaattgaccatttttaCTAATTGTTGAAGGGTTAAAGAGACTGAAATTTTAAGTAGAAGTATATTGATTTTTGGTGATTTATGTTAATTTTTAAGTCAATGCTATGGTTCTTTTTATATAGAAAAAGCTTTGATATTTGATTGTGTCTTCCACACTTTCTCAGACTAAAAAAGAATCATATAAATACCAATTTTTTGCCTTAAATAGAAAAAAGGTTATATAATTAAtcgaaaattttatttaaattattaaactattcgaaagttttatttaagttattagtTATtaggttctttttctttttaaaagttCGGTTAGAGAACTTCAAGTAACAATTCAACAATCAATGTAATAGATTAGTGTCTATCAACGAGTAGAATATATTTTAGAGCCAAATCAATCGAATGGTTAGTATTAGAGATAAGAGAAGAAAActgtttgaaatttttattttcatttgtaaattgaattataaaaagaaaaaatacttTCAATTAATACAAGTAAtatgaataaaagaaaataatacacAAGTAACTTAAAcagtttattaaataaaaaattaaatagtttaacaattattttgtaaattttaaagatattttagtTGAATGAACTTTGTAGTCTACCCAATAAAGAGATTTATATACTTTagtcaacctttttttttttcattctttagtgaccttaatataataaatatatgtgaagctgGCTGCCCAGGATTAACTGATCTGGTTTCCCGTTATCTCCCAAGAGTTTTAAGACACGAAGAACCCCACGGCCCCCTGATCTGAATCAGGGCTGGCAATGGGAACGATGAGGCTTTCGAAACCGTTGGTTGTGTCCGTCTCGTTATTGTTCTTCGTGGCTCTGTCGGGCTTCGCCCATGGATTCGTGATGACGCCTCGCTCTTTGCTTAACCGCTTGTCTCAAAGTAGCTATTATTTAACCACAAAAGAGCTCTGGTTCGACCAGACTCTCGATCACTATTCTCCTTATGTAATCCTCCCGTTCTGTTTTTCTGATATATGTTATTTCTATTCCAAACTGTACTTCCTTTTTATTCCCAAGTttctacctttttttttttctggcaGGACCTCCGGCAATTTAAGCAGCGTTACTATGAATTCATTGATTACTTTCAAGTTCCCGATGGACCTATTTTCTTAGAAATTTGTGGGGAGTCTTCGTGCAATGGCATAAGCAATGACTATCTACGCCTAAATTCTACTATTTCGCTTCAAACCCATTTTTTTTACAGAGAAAACGAATTTGATTTTGGAAGAAAATGTCTCAATAATTATTGTATTGTTATGAGTTTCAGGTTTTGGCCAAGAAGTTTGGGGCTGCTGTGGTTACACTTGAGCATCGTTACTATGGGAAAAGCAGCCCTTTTAAGTCACATACAACGGAAAATCTGAAATATCTTTCATCTAAGCAGGCTCTCTTTGACTTGGCTGTTTTCCGTCAGTGGTATCAGGTAAGCTTCTTTTTCGTTTTTCCCTTCGATAAATTAGGTTTTTGTTAGTTCGAGGTTTAGCTTGCCTAGTATTGTCTTGCTTGGTTTTTTATCGGATTGACTGAAGTCAATTGTctcatgttttagttgttaagtTCATGTTGTTGTTCACCTTATCTTTTTCTATTTACAGCGCTTCTGTTTTGTAGGAATCCTTAAACTTGAAGCGAAATAGAACAGGTGCTGAGAATGCATGGTTTGTTTTTGGCGTTTCATACTCTGGTGCTCTTAGTGCGTGGTTTCGACTTAAGTTTCCTCATTTAACATGCGGAAGCCTGGCAAGTTCTGCTGTTGTTCTTGCTGTTTACAACTACACTGACTATGATAAGCAGGTAAGAGATTGATACTCCCTTCACCTCACTTTTTTTGTGTTACATTTTGCTATTCATTTGTTATctgattaattataaaatttcaaaaatacctatAAACTAGTTCAATTTAGGATGAAAGTTTATGATTATCGTTCTTTGAAGGGTATTCTCTTACTTTGTTTAAAATGACAATAATTGGGACAGCCGATGATGGAAATTCGATGAGATTGAGTGGTTGAAGGGAGTTCATCTTGTAAATATCTGTTCTTATACcgagttttttcttttcttttatttttattttcatttccttAATATATTCTTCCTTCAGTTATAGATTTTCCATCACCTTTATTCACCTTATTCTTTTAACCCTCCTCCATGTACAGGTTGGTGAGTCAGCTGGTCCTGAATGCAAAGCCGTGTTACAAGAAATCACTGAACTTGTTGATCGGAGTcttgaaacaaataaaaaagaacTGAAGAAGCAGTTTGGTGCAGCTGAGGTTGAATCTTCTTTCCCTTTATTTCTCCATTGTATAAACCCTCTACTTAAATTGCAAAGTGACGATGTTCTACTAAAATTGTCATCTCCTGGTACTGGTGCTGACAATTTGTTTCTGTTTCCAGCTTGATATTGATGGTGATTTCTTCTATTTCCTGGCGGATGCTGCTGTTGTTGCGGTACATTTCTTTTTTCCTCTCAGTCTTGTTAGTTTTTCTCTGTAGTAATCTTTAATGTTTATGAATATGCAGTTTCAATATGGACATCCAGATGCATTATGCACACCTCTTGTTGACGCAAAAAAGGCAGGAATGGATTTGGTGGTATGCTCGTATTACACATTATGCATCTTTATAGTTTTGTGAGACTATATGATTTGTGGACAATAATTTCTTATACCTTTGCAGGCCGCCTATGCCAAATATGTCAAAGAGTATTTTGTTGGAACTTTTGGTGTCAGTGTTGAAACTTATAACCAGAAACACTTGAAGAACACTGCCGTTAATGAAGGTAGTTCTGACCGGCTATGGTGGTTTCAAGTATGTACTGAAGTTGCATATTTCCAGGTGGCACCCTCAAATGACACCGTTCGCTCTTCCAAAATTGATACAAAGTATGTTTCTAAATATCACGCTATGTAATTGATACTAGGGTTGCTTTCTGGTTTACTTCTGCTATCTGCACTTCTGTCAGATTACAAATGAGTATATTAAGTGTTTTTTCCCCTCTTCTATGCTTTGGTGCACATCCGGCCATACAAATGTATTGCGCGTATTGCAGATACCACTTAGATCTTTGCAAGAATGTCTTTGGAGAAGGCATTTACCCAGAGGTTGATGTGACAAATATATACTATGGAGGCACAAATATTGCAGGTCAAGGCATAATCTTTCTCGTTTTTCTGCCTTTTCCTCACCATGAATTTTCCAATGCTTTTATGCAAGTTTAGTCTTGTAGGCTTCTAGGATTAAAGACTCGAGTTTTCCCTTCTCTGGTCAATCCCTGTACATACTAATTGCTGGTCTAGAGTTGCTTTATTACTTTACTTCTAGCTGTGTAGCATATAATTTTCCCTTCAAACATGCACCACACCTTCAGGCACCTACAGACAGGCTAGCTTATTCCTGTCACTGTCTGCTACTTCTGTG
This is a stretch of genomic DNA from Gossypium arboreum isolate Shixiya-1 chromosome 11, ASM2569848v2, whole genome shotgun sequence. It encodes these proteins:
- the LOC108474228 gene encoding probable serine protease EDA2 — translated: MGTMRLSKPLVVSVSLLFFVALSGFAHGFVMTPRSLLNRLSQSSYYLTTKELWFDQTLDHYSPYDLRQFKQRYYEFIDYFQVPDGPIFLEICGESSCNGISNDYLQVLAKKFGAAVVTLEHRYYGKSSPFKSHTTENLKYLSSKQALFDLAVFRQWYQESLNLKRNRTGAENAWFVFGVSYSGALSAWFRLKFPHLTCGSLASSAVVLAVYNYTDYDKQVGESAGPECKAVLQEITELVDRSLETNKKELKKQFGAAELDIDGDFFYFLADAAVVAFQYGHPDALCTPLVDAKKAGMDLVAAYAKYVKEYFVGTFGVSVETYNQKHLKNTAVNEGSSDRLWWFQVCTEVAYFQVAPSNDTVRSSKIDTKYHLDLCKNVFGEGIYPEVDVTNIYYGGTNIAGSKIIFTNGSQDPWRHASKQTSSPGMPSYIITCHNCGHGIDMRECPQSVSSIEDNAQSCSIPDAVNKVRHKMTEHIDLWLSECKGSG